In Syngnathoides biaculeatus isolate LvHL_M chromosome 19, ASM1980259v1, whole genome shotgun sequence, the genomic window tcacttttaattttttttctaaatatgaaCGAGGTATCACTACTTTTCGCACTTTAACTCTTGCACTTGAAATTATTAGTTGCCCCGCATTCAGTAATTTGATCCATGGTAGGTTTCGTACCTGCAACCTTTTGACCTTAATACCTGAATTTTGCACGTCGTTATCGTTTCTAATGCTAACATTTCTTTAGaatcttttcaatttttaattttttttttttggggggggactcTCCAACTTTGTAGCATTTTTatctcaaatacttatttatcaGTAAATCAAATATCAAATcataatttccttttttaaatgctcatatttgGCCTGACCTGATCAATCccgattttattttgaattccaTCTTGCTGTTCcaatgcatccattttgtcatttaaatgccatttttgacactgttttcatttcaaatccaaacattttgactttgaatgacactttttatttcccccccctTCCATATTTTTAGCTCTTTTGTGAAATCATATGAAACGGGAAGTTGTGAAGTTGATTTCCGCAGGCGCCCTCTGGTTTCCCCCTCAGCGTCGAGTTTAAACAAGTTGACAGTtgaattaaattttatttattgtaatcacttgcaaaaaaaaataataataacagacatataaataaatacacatctttttttatgtttatgatttttctttttttgtttttttttgttttttttttcaggacagcGAGCGTTGTTCTCTGCGGTAGCAGCCCGGATCCGCCGCCGCCTCGGCTCCGCGGGGTCCGGGCGGGCCCAGGTACTGTTCGAACTCGCTGCGGTCCAGATCGTACAGCGTGTCCAGCTGGACCCGCTCCAGGTAGAACTCCAGCGAGGGTCCCGGGAAGAACCTGGACTCGGCCCGCTCCGCGTAGCGCAGGTGAGGCTCGGTCGGGTCCGGAACCCAGAACGCGTCCGGCGCGGGGGTCTCCTGACAAAACGGGGTCGCCGGATAGTTGGCCGGGAAGCTGGTGTGGAATTGGTTCTGCTGGTTCTGGAGCAGGCAGGTCAGGTTGTAGGTCAGGTTgaagccggcggcggcggcggcggggcagGAGGGCGGCGGGGGGTCCGCCGCCGCGGCGGCCATCTTGGCGCTCTTCTTCAGCTGCTTCCTGCGGCGAGGGCGGTACTTGTAGTCGGGGTAGTCGATGGTGTGCTGAACCCGCAGGCGCTCGGCCTCCTGCATGTACGGACGCTTGTCGGCCAGAGACATAGATTTCCACGTTTTCCCTGAACGCAACACACGAGCAAGGCAGTCGGTCAGGATGTCACAAGCACCccgaaaaaatggaaaaatgacattaaaaataaaactttccaCTCCTGATGGAGCTGATGACGACAATGATCATATTTAAATGATCAAATTAAAAGAcacaaataattgtaaaattacTTTTACAGCTGCGTTTACTTCTAATAatgattaccaaaaaaaattcgACTGTTGCTATAACTGCTCATAAAATATTTCCAAGAATAATCATTTAAATGtacaaattgtacattttaaaaaaaatgtgcaactgCTAATAAGGAAAATACTactagtagtaataataatacccAAATAACAATACTAAaactaggctccagcactcctgcgatcctcatgaggataagcggcgaagaaaatggatgggtggatggataataccaatacatttattttacaattcaaCAGTAATAGTAATCAAATATAAGAGATACACAAggtggttcagaaaatgcatAGAAATAATTAATACTGGTCATCATTCCAATAATTCaataacaatacatttttataatattaaaatgttccactgttatatgaaaaataattgaataaaacGACTAGAGCTAGTCCAAATAAATGAACATATTCCTGTGATTATGAAACTATCATTTAAGACATGGAAATATGTCTAATTAttacaataaaatgatttttaacacTAGAAATCGttataaaataacaaaaccaacaataacaaaaaagtaTACCAAGCACCACTAAAAATGTTTCTGAACATAATACTGGAATGATAATAAaatcccccccagcccccccccccaaaaaaaaaaatcttaattttgaaaatacttcTGTGATGCTGctacaaataaatatgaatactgtacatatatatatatagattttattttttttttttcaatgtatgaACCGTCACCCTTGATCTGAATCAGCTTGTGGGGGGGGTGCCGTCAGCCCCCCCACTGCCGCACCGCGAACGCGCCTCTCACCGAGTATCTTGCTGAGGTCGGTGTTCTCCAGGTCCGGGTTGAGCAGGGCCAGGCGCCTCCGCTCCTCTTTGGTCCAGATGATGAAGGCGTTCAGCGGCCTCCGCACCCGCGGGCCCCCTCCGCACTTTACGCCCGCGGCCCCCCCGCTGTTGGAGTCCGGGCTGGAGGGGCCCGAGCACGGCGGATCCGCGGCGAAGTGGTGCATGTCGGgccgggggttgggggggggggtcgctgtCAGGGCACCCCCGAAGCGAGGGCACCGATTTATTCGGGGGCTCGGCCAATCAGCGCAGGGGACCGAGGGTGTCGATCCCAGGTACGGCCCTGAtaaaccccccgcccccccccccccaaccaccaccaccaccacccccgcgGCTGCGGCACGAAACTCTCTCCAAATTCCAAACGCAACACGGGAGCGTCATTCAATTAGTTCATTTTATTAAGTGCACCATTACGACCGctcgttcacttttttttttttttttttttttgggggggggagattagTCATgacttaattattatttatttaattaatagcattaaattcattattttaaacTCCATTTTCTCGTTAAcgttagcccccccccccaagtcgttttttttcttttcctttttgtacGAAcgtattcctcttttttttaattcacattttcatttatggattgaaaagaaaaatcgtTTGAATACCCATTTAAATTTTTGAATATCATTTTAATCAATCGTTAAAATGTTTGGCCCCTTAATTTCGGCTCAATTTTTCACTGACTTTCTTCACGCGTTCAAAGGCCTAAAATAAAATTTCGCACATGCAACATTTGATTTGacacttttgacattttattaaaaaatatttcccgCTTACTTGCCCACTcgtgtattttttatatatatactctCACACGAATTCTaacttcatttttcttcttttttttttattaatcgaATTTTTCCCCCGCGCTGGAATCCAATCAATAGGTCCTGACAGTATTGATGGGTGCACATCAAAGATGGGGAGggtgggctggggggggggctagtTACTAATTACATTGTGGCTCTCAAgacgcgacccccccccccacacacacacacttatcagCCATCGCGGTGCAGTGTTTCTCTATCAAAGTACATTTTGAGCCTGATCAAGGCACGTTTATTACGCATCGCAAATATTTGAGCTGATAGACGCGCACAAAGGAGACGCCAcgatgaagggggggggggtcatcatcTCCGAGGGAGGGGGacaagggtggggtgggggggcgaggAACCACAAATTGGAAATAAAAGCCACGAAATCCAAAATAATGAGGCGGCAGTTTAAAAGCGTCTAGCGGGAAACAAATGCGAGACCGGCTTTCGAACagggtccccccccccgccccccccccaaaaaaaaatgacgaacCTCCGAAGTGTATTCAAGCAGcagaatcgtctcatcataaaACGTGGATTGGATGAGTGGCTCATATTAATGAAGATGTCGCTGGACATGATCTGTTACGCAACATTGAAAAGGAGGCGACGACATTAAAGCTAAATAAATTTAATTGCTCAAATATTCATAATCGAAAGGATGCTTttcattccccccca contains:
- the sox32 gene encoding SRY-box transcription factor 32 yields the protein MHHFAADPPCSGPSSPDSNSGGAAGVKCGGGPRVRRPLNAFIIWTKEERRRLALLNPDLENTDLSKILGKTWKSMSLADKRPYMQEAERLRVQHTIDYPDYKYRPRRRKQLKKSAKMAAAAADPPPPSCPAAAAAGFNLTYNLTCLLQNQQNQFHTSFPANYPATPFCQETPAPDAFWVPDPTEPHLRYAERAESRFFPGPSLEFYLERVQLDTLYDLDRSEFEQYLGPPGPRGAEAAADPGCYRREQRSLS